In one window of Enterobacteriaceae endosymbiont of Plateumaris pusilla DNA:
- a CDS encoding HIT domain-containing protein codes for MKNNNNIFKRIILHQTSTKIIYQDNLVTAFNDIYPQSPVHILIVPNHFIETCNNINHSHELTLGRMLLVCSKLAKQKNIDKNGYRIVINCNKHGCQEIFYLHIHLLGGRQGSKIYY; via the coding sequence ATGAAAAATAATAATAATATTTTTAAAAGAATAATATTACATCAAACTTCAACAAAAATTATATATCAAGATAATTTAGTTACTGCTTTTAATGATATTTATCCTCAAAGTCCTGTACATATTTTAATTGTACCAAATCATTTTATAGAAACTTGTAATAATATAAATCATTCACATGAATTAACTTTAGGTAGAATGTTATTAGTTTGTTCTAAATTAGCTAAACAAAAAAATATAGATAAAAATGGATATAGAATAGTTATTAATTGTAATAAACATGGATGTCAAGAAATATTTTATTTACATATTCATTTATTAGGAGGAAGACAAGGAAGTAAAATATATTATTAA
- a CDS encoding potassium/proton antiporter, with protein MDLQSIFILFIIGCILITSSILLSSITSRIGVSILLVFLAIGILSGSGGIGRISFHSYLVANIISNLALAIILLDGGMRTKISSIKIALAPALSLATIGVLITAGLIGVVTSYLFNIDFIYGFLVGSILASTDAAAIFTSDKGLNERVTSILEIESGSNDPMAVFLTISIIKMIKIKQLNFTMNILILHFFHLIKEFIIGIILGLIGAFILKKIINKIKFVGGLYPLIALSIGIFIFSLTNLLDGSGILAIYLYGFIIGNYNIRTCSNILQTFNGISWLSQITMFLILGLLVNLNSLSNIIIPSLILSFLIVFLIRPLSVFIGLLPFSRFYLREKFFISWMGLRGAVPIILALFPVISQIENAMLFFNISFIVVLTSLIVQSSFLTFFARKTKILIPSIILPNYRINLDINVKCQWEQFIYILNSETWCIGSSIRDLYMPKKTFISALFRKNILLRPTGNTILQKNDIICIIGHENNLKELGKLFSKSISLSINQKFFGDFILDAETKLYDIVKIYSLKLSNDIDIQQSIGNLLIYLMKSNTIVVGDNIKWNNILWTIAEKENNKITRIGISSIKNIN; from the coding sequence TTGGATTTACAATCAATTTTTATTTTATTTATAATTGGATGTATTTTAATTACATCTAGTATTTTACTTAGTTCAATTACTTCAAGGATAGGTGTTTCTATTTTATTAGTATTTTTAGCTATAGGTATATTATCAGGATCAGGAGGTATTGGTAGAATTTCATTTCATAGTTATTTAGTAGCAAATATTATTAGTAATTTAGCTTTAGCTATTATTTTGCTTGATGGAGGAATGAGAACAAAAATTTCTTCAATAAAAATTGCTTTAGCTCCTGCATTATCTTTAGCAACTATTGGAGTTTTAATAACAGCTGGATTAATAGGAGTTGTAACATCTTATTTATTTAATATTGATTTTATTTATGGTTTTTTAGTTGGTTCAATATTAGCATCAACTGATGCTGCTGCTATTTTTACTTCTGATAAAGGATTAAATGAAAGGGTAACTTCTATTCTTGAAATAGAATCTGGTAGTAATGACCCTATGGCTGTATTTTTAACAATATCTATTATCAAAATGATTAAAATTAAACAATTAAATTTTACTATGAATATATTAATATTACATTTTTTTCATTTAATTAAAGAATTTATAATAGGCATTATATTAGGATTAATTGGTGCATTCATACTAAAAAAAATTATTAATAAAATTAAATTTGTTGGTGGATTATATCCATTAATAGCATTAAGTATAGGTATATTTATTTTTTCCTTAACTAATTTATTAGATGGTAGTGGTATTTTAGCTATTTATTTGTATGGTTTTATTATTGGTAATTATAATATTCGTACTTGTAGTAATATTCTTCAAACTTTTAATGGTATTTCATGGTTAAGTCAAATAACTATGTTTTTAATATTAGGATTATTAGTTAATCTTAATTCTTTATCTAATATTATAATACCGTCATTAATATTATCTTTTTTAATAGTCTTTTTAATTAGACCATTATCTGTTTTTATAGGATTATTACCGTTTAGTCGTTTTTATTTACGTGAAAAATTTTTTATTAGTTGGATGGGATTAAGAGGAGCTGTTCCGATTATATTAGCATTATTTCCTGTGATATCACAAATAGAAAATGCTATGTTATTTTTTAATATATCATTTATTGTTGTTTTAACTTCTTTAATAGTCCAAAGTAGTTTTTTAACTTTCTTTGCACGTAAAACAAAAATATTAATACCTTCTATTATTTTACCTAATTATAGAATTAATTTAGATATAAATGTTAAATGTCAATGGGAACAATTTATTTATATACTAAATTCAGAAACTTGGTGTATTGGATCTTCAATACGTGATTTATATATGCCTAAGAAAACATTTATTAGTGCATTATTCAGAAAAAATATATTATTAAGACCTACTGGAAATACTATTTTACAAAAAAATGATATAATTTGTATTATAGGTCATGAAAATAATTTAAAAGAATTAGGAAAATTATTTAGTAAATCAATTTCATTATCAATAAACCAAAAATTTTTTGGTGATTTTATTCTTGATGCTGAAACTAAATTATATGATATAGTTAAAATTTATAGTTTAAAATTAAGTAATGATATTGATATACAACAATCTATAGGAAATTTACTAATTTATTTAATGAAAAGTAATACTATAGTAGTAGGTGATAATATTAAATGGAATAATATTTTATGGACTATAGCAGAAAAAGAAAATAATAAAATTACTAGAATAGGTATTAGTTCTATAAAAAATATTAATTAA
- the gap gene encoding type I glyceraldehyde-3-phosphate dehydrogenase has protein sequence MSIRVAINGFGRIGRIFFRAAQKNSKIKIVAINDLLEINYMAYMLKYDSTHGKFEGNIEVKNQYLIVNGNYINIFFEKDPYKLKWNDLGIDVVVESTGIFLTKELANKHIVSGAKKVIITAPPKDNSIPMYVKGVNFEKYNGEKIISNASCTTNCLAPLAKIIHDNFIIKEGLMTTIHAVTSTQKTVDSPSYKDWRGGRGAYQNIIPSTTGAAKAVGYIIPELNGKLTGIALRVPIANVSVVDLTVKLLRETTLDKIFDQIKFAAHNNMKGVIGYTEDDVVSSDFNGEILTSIFDKKASILISNTFVKLISWYDNETGYSNKILDLILHITKNN, from the coding sequence ATGTCAATTAGAGTCGCTATTAATGGATTTGGAAGAATAGGTCGTATTTTTTTTCGTGCTGCACAAAAAAATTCTAAAATTAAAATTGTAGCTATTAATGATTTATTAGAAATAAATTATATGGCTTATATGTTAAAATATGATTCTACACATGGAAAATTTGAAGGCAATATTGAAGTAAAAAATCAATATTTAATTGTTAATGGTAATTATATTAATATTTTTTTTGAAAAAGATCCATATAAATTAAAATGGAATGACTTAGGTATAGATGTAGTTGTAGAATCTACAGGAATATTTTTAACTAAAGAGTTAGCAAATAAACATATAGTTTCAGGTGCTAAAAAAGTTATAATCACTGCACCACCTAAAGATAATAGTATTCCTATGTATGTTAAAGGAGTTAATTTTGAAAAATATAACGGTGAAAAAATTATATCTAATGCTTCTTGCACAACTAATTGTTTAGCACCTTTAGCAAAAATTATTCATGATAATTTTATTATAAAAGAAGGTTTAATGACAACAATACATGCTGTTACTTCAACTCAAAAAACAGTAGATAGTCCTTCTTATAAAGATTGGAGAGGAGGTAGAGGAGCATATCAAAATATTATTCCATCTACTACTGGTGCAGCTAAAGCAGTAGGATATATTATACCTGAATTAAATGGTAAATTAACTGGAATAGCTTTACGAGTTCCTATAGCTAATGTTTCTGTTGTCGATTTAACTGTTAAATTATTAAGAGAAACTACATTAGATAAAATATTTGATCAAATTAAATTTGCTGCACATAATAATATGAAAGGTGTTATTGGATATACAGAAGATGATGTAGTTTCTAGTGATTTTAATGGAGAAATATTAACATCTATTTTTGATAAAAAAGCTAGTATATTAATTAGTAATACTTTTGTAAAATTAATTTCTTGGTATGATAATGAAACAGGATATTCTAATAAAATTTTAGATCTTATCTTACACATCACAAAAAATAATTAA
- the sppA gene encoding signal peptide peptidase SppA — protein MTILWNLIKSFFCYIWFTINFLKKLIFNIIFLLLVIIIGYYIYNIDYNNQINNLNKNKKHILEIDVQYLTDDMINQNNIFLKFFNKILNLSVTNSTFQVAQAIHHAKTDKNISGIVLNLSDCMVEDMNTLSYIGKYLNDFKTSGKPIYAIGDMYNQNQYYLASFANKIILEPHGYVDLHGLSAEHFYFNSLLKKLKIKLNVFKIGDFKSAIEPITRDNMSQNTKIIEKKLINNLWGNYLKTVSNNRKISIQNLLPKHKDLIQKLKESNGNLALYALKNKLVDSLSTKFDFNFDMMKKFGLDLYNQTYNHINIDEYINQNLKQNKKNNIAVITINGILNYGIESHNIINEINQVYLDPAIKGLILKINSPGGSLTAAEYIYNSLISLKKVNKPIVVSMGEVAASGGYFIATAGNYIISDINTITGSIGIFSILPTFNNTLKNFGIYSDGVNTNIGLENSIYKELPLQNKEIIKINIQGGYDQFIHLISNSRHKSIKDVKKLANGMVWLGKDAKKNGLVDSIGDFDSAIEKISELTKIKMKNISLKWFEDDTDFLPLNLLDFFSFQKNNSVLLFNNIFPSLVNYYLQKDLLKNNLLLPKQQINDPRNIYAIYNLNN, from the coding sequence ATGACTATTTTATGGAATTTGATAAAATCTTTTTTTTGTTATATTTGGTTTACAATCAATTTTCTTAAAAAATTAATATTCAATATAATTTTTTTATTATTAGTAATAATAATTGGTTATTATATTTATAATATTGATTATAATAATCAAATAAATAATTTAAATAAAAATAAAAAACATATATTAGAAATTGATGTTCAATATTTAACAGATGATATGATCAATCAAAATAATATTTTTTTAAAATTTTTTAATAAAATATTAAATTTATCAGTTACAAATTCAACTTTTCAAGTTGCACAAGCTATTCATCATGCAAAAACAGATAAAAATATTAGTGGTATCGTATTAAATTTAAGTGATTGTATGGTAGAAGATATGAATACATTAAGTTACATAGGAAAATATTTAAATGACTTTAAAACCTCTGGTAAACCTATATATGCTATAGGAGATATGTATAATCAAAACCAGTATTATTTAGCTAGTTTTGCTAATAAAATAATTTTAGAACCACATGGATATGTAGATTTACATGGATTATCAGCAGAACATTTTTATTTTAACAGTTTATTAAAAAAATTAAAAATAAAATTAAATGTTTTTAAAATAGGAGATTTTAAATCAGCTATTGAACCAATAACAAGAGATAATATGTCTCAAAACACTAAAATTATAGAGAAAAAATTAATTAATAATTTATGGGGTAATTATTTAAAAACAGTTTCAAATAATCGTAAAATAAGTATTCAAAATTTATTACCAAAACATAAAGATTTAATTCAAAAATTAAAAGAAAGTAATGGAAATTTAGCATTATATGCTTTAAAAAATAAATTAGTCGACAGTTTATCTACAAAATTTGATTTTAATTTTGATATGATGAAAAAATTTGGATTAGATTTATATAATCAAACATATAATCATATTAATATAGATGAATATATTAATCAAAATTTGAAACAAAATAAAAAAAATAATATTGCAGTAATAACTATTAATGGAATATTAAATTATGGTATAGAAAGTCATAATATTATTAATGAAATAAATCAAGTATATTTAGATCCTGCTATAAAAGGATTAATATTAAAAATTAACAGTCCAGGAGGTAGTTTAACAGCTGCTGAATATATATATAATTCTTTAATTTCCTTAAAAAAAGTTAATAAACCTATTGTAGTATCAATGGGTGAAGTAGCAGCATCGGGAGGATATTTTATTGCAACAGCAGGAAATTATATTATAAGTGATATAAATACTATTACAGGATCTATCGGAATATTTTCTATATTACCTACATTTAATAATACTTTAAAAAATTTTGGAATTTATAGTGATGGAGTCAATACTAATATTGGATTAGAAAATTCAATATATAAAGAATTACCTTTACAAAATAAAGAAATTATAAAAATAAATATACAAGGAGGTTATGATCAATTTATACATTTAATTTCTAATTCGAGACATAAATCTATAAAAGATGTAAAAAAATTAGCTAATGGTATGGTATGGTTAGGAAAAGATGCAAAAAAAAATGGATTAGTTGATTCTATTGGAGATTTTGATTCTGCTATAGAAAAAATTTCTGAACTAACAAAAATAAAAATGAAAAATATTTCATTAAAATGGTTTGAAGATGATACTGATTTTCTTCCTTTAAATTTATTAGATTTTTTTTCTTTTCAGAAAAATAATTCTGTTTTATTATTTAATAATATTTTCCCTTCTTTAGTAAACTACTATCTTCAAAAAGATTTATTAAAAAATAATTTATTATTACCAAAACAACAAATAAATGATCCAAGAAATATATATGCTATATATAATTTAAATAATTAG
- the xthA gene encoding exodeoxyribonuclease III produces the protein MKFLSFNINGIRAHIHQLESIINLYNPDIIGLQETKVENLYFPKEKLIKLGYNVFFYGEKKYHGVALLSKYIPLNVQQGFLYDEFNIQKRLIIIDIPSSIGIIKIINCYFPQGDNRNNFIKFSSKINFFKNLQQFLENNVDPKDPVILMGDINVSISDLDIGIGEINRKRWLNKGKCSFLPEERICINKLLKWGLFDIWRIMNPKVNNMFSWFDYRSKGYLSNRGLRVDLILISKILIKYYINSNIEYSIRKMIKPSDHTPVWINLKIF, from the coding sequence ATGAAATTCCTTTCATTTAACATTAATGGTATTAGAGCACATATTCATCAACTTGAATCAATAATTAATTTATATAATCCTGATATTATTGGATTACAAGAAACTAAAGTTGAAAATTTATATTTCCCTAAAGAAAAATTAATAAAATTAGGTTATAATGTTTTTTTTTATGGTGAAAAAAAATATCATGGAGTAGCTTTATTAAGTAAATATATTCCATTAAATGTACAACAAGGATTTTTATATGATGAATTTAATATACAAAAAAGATTAATAATAATTGATATTCCAAGTTCTATTGGAATTATCAAAATAATTAATTGTTATTTTCCTCAAGGAGATAATCGTAATAATTTTATTAAATTTTCTTCTAAAATTAATTTTTTTAAAAATTTACAACAATTTCTTGAAAATAATGTAGATCCTAAAGATCCTGTTATATTAATGGGTGATATAAATGTTAGTATTTCTGATTTAGATATTGGTATAGGAGAAATTAATCGTAAAAGATGGTTAAATAAAGGTAAATGTTCTTTTTTACCAGAAGAAAGAATATGTATTAATAAATTATTAAAATGGGGTTTATTTGATATCTGGAGAATAATGAATCCAAAAGTAAATAATATGTTTTCTTGGTTTGATTATCGGTCTAAAGGATATTTAAGCAATCGTGGATTAAGAGTAGATTTAATTTTAATTAGTAAAATATTAATAAAATATTATATTAATTCAAATATAGAATATTCTATTCGTAAAATGATTAAACCATCAGATCATACTCCAGTATGGATTAATTTAAAAATTTTTTAA
- the trpA gene encoding tryptophan synthase subunit alpha has translation MKKRYTNMFQYLKNKKEIALIPFITIGDPSIEIFFNIIDTLIHNGSNGLELGIPFSDPLADGFIIQKANKRALSIGINIIKCFKLISIIRNKYPNIPIGILIYANIIYSYGIDKFYNQCYKSGIDSVLIVDVPIEEFMPFYKKSIKNKILPVLICPPNANNYLLKQISSFHCAYTYVLSRSGITGIDQTINNTFNISHLFSKLIEYNAALPLQGFGIYTTNHIKNAINNGAYGVILGSFIIKLIEDNQYNPIILLKILKNIIIKLKYATIKYE, from the coding sequence ATGAAAAAACGTTATACTAATATGTTTCAATATTTAAAAAATAAGAAAGAAATTGCATTAATACCTTTTATTACTATAGGAGATCCATCTATAGAAATATTTTTTAATATAATTGATACTCTTATTCATAATGGTTCAAATGGATTAGAATTAGGAATACCATTTTCTGATCCATTAGCTGATGGATTTATTATTCAAAAGGCAAATAAAAGGGCATTAAGTATAGGTATTAATATTATTAAATGTTTTAAATTAATTAGTATTATTAGAAATAAATATCCTAATATTCCTATTGGAATATTAATATATGCTAATATTATTTATTCTTATGGTATAGATAAATTTTATAATCAATGTTATAAATCTGGAATTGATTCTGTTCTTATTGTAGATGTACCTATTGAAGAATTTATGCCTTTTTATAAAAAATCAATTAAAAATAAAATTTTACCTGTACTTATTTGTCCACCAAATGCTAATAATTATTTATTAAAACAAATTTCATCTTTTCATTGTGCATATACTTATGTATTATCAAGATCTGGAATTACTGGAATTGATCAAACAATTAATAATACATTTAATATTTCTCATTTATTTTCTAAATTAATAGAATATAATGCAGCATTACCATTACAAGGATTTGGAATCTATACAACTAATCATATTAAAAATGCTATTAATAATGGTGCTTACGGAGTTATTTTAGGATCATTTATTATTAAATTAATAGAAGATAACCAATATAATCCTATAATATTATTAAAAATATTAAAAAATATAATAATAAAGTTAAAATATGCTACAATTAAATATGAATAA
- the trpB gene encoding tryptophan synthase subunit beta — translation MITLLPSYFGKFGGMFVPQILTPVLLELEQVFIQSQNDPIFKKQYDFLLKNYVGRPTPLTLCNNLTKNTNTILYLKREDLLHSGAHKINQALGQALLAKKMNKKEIIAETGAGQHGVAASIVCALLELKCKVFMGEKDIQRQKSNVLRMKLLGTEVISVNKNNGTLKDACNEAIRYWSSNYKDSHYMIGTAAGPHPYPTIVSKFQSIIGKEVKNDIILMENKLPDILIACVGGGSNAIGLFKDFILDKSVQLIGIEPGGLGINTKKHGSALKHGKIGIYFGMKTSIMQTENYQIDESYSISAGLDFPAVGPEHVYLNNIGRAKYDSITDKEAIEAFKLLCSKEGIIPALESSHALAYALKIIKKNPIKKQILVVNLSGRGDKDIATVNNY, via the coding sequence ATGATTACTTTATTACCTAGTTATTTTGGTAAATTTGGTGGAATGTTTGTACCACAAATATTAACACCTGTTTTATTAGAATTAGAACAAGTATTTATTCAATCTCAAAATGATCCTATTTTTAAAAAACAATATGATTTTTTGTTAAAAAATTATGTCGGTCGTCCTACACCATTAACATTATGTAATAATTTAACTAAAAATACTAATACTATTCTTTATTTAAAAAGAGAAGATCTACTTCATAGTGGAGCACATAAAATTAACCAAGCATTAGGTCAAGCATTATTAGCAAAAAAAATGAATAAAAAAGAAATAATAGCAGAAACAGGTGCAGGACAACACGGTGTAGCTGCATCAATAGTATGTGCACTTTTAGAATTAAAATGTAAAGTTTTTATGGGAGAAAAAGATATACAACGTCAAAAATCTAATGTTTTAAGAATGAAATTATTAGGAACAGAAGTAATTTCAGTTAATAAAAATAATGGTACATTAAAAGATGCATGTAATGAAGCAATTCGTTATTGGTCAAGTAATTATAAAGATTCTCATTATATGATAGGAACTGCAGCTGGTCCTCATCCTTATCCTACTATAGTAAGTAAATTTCAAAGTATAATAGGTAAAGAAGTAAAAAATGATATTATTTTAATGGAAAATAAATTACCTGATATATTAATAGCATGTGTAGGTGGTGGATCTAATGCAATTGGATTATTTAAAGATTTTATTTTAGATAAATCTGTACAATTAATTGGAATAGAACCAGGAGGTTTAGGTATTAATACAAAAAAACATGGTTCTGCTTTAAAACATGGTAAAATAGGAATTTATTTTGGTATGAAAACTTCTATTATGCAAACAGAAAATTATCAAATCGATGAATCTTATTCAATATCTGCAGGTTTAGATTTTCCTGCGGTAGGACCTGAACATGTATATTTAAACAATATAGGTAGAGCTAAATATGATTCTATTACAGATAAAGAAGCTATAGAAGCCTTTAAATTATTATGTTCAAAAGAGGGTATAATACCAGCTTTAGAGTCTTCACATGCACTAGCATATGCTTTAAAAATTATTAAGAAAAATCCTATAAAAAAACAAATATTAGTAGTAAATTTATCTGGTAGAGGAGATAAAGATATTGCTACAGTTAATAATTATTAA
- the trpCF gene encoding bifunctional indole-3-glycerol-phosphate synthase TrpC/phosphoribosylanthranilate isomerase TrpF yields the protein MHQKKILEEILKNKISWIQNKKKYIPIKNIIPYIKKTKYDFYNALKSNSSVFILECKKYSPSKGLICKNYNLKSFAQVYKNYSSVISVLTDEKYFQGNFNDIRIIRNMVPQPILCKDFILDPYQIYFARYHSADAILLILSILNDKEYIRLSKIAHQLNMGILTEINNENELKRAIYLKAKIIGINNRNLSDFSIDLNKTYNLAKLNYIPKEIILISESGIDNNFTIRQLSKFVNGFLIGSAITSKKNILYAVKNLIFGINKICGLKTIKDAKITNDSGSIFGGLIFINSSIRNINIKIAKNIVFNVKKLLYIGIFYNSTIEEIIQISKILSLYAVQLHGEENQNFINILRNKLSNKIKIWKVIKIHDHIPYYKYNNVDLYVFDNYLPGKGIKFNWNLLKGKNNQNILLAGGLNKNNLREAIKLKCYGLDFNSGVEKIPGIKDHFKIKNIFKNLRDY from the coding sequence ATGCATCAAAAAAAAATTTTAGAAGAAATATTAAAAAATAAAATTTCTTGGATTCAAAATAAAAAAAAATATATTCCTATAAAAAACATTATTCCATATATAAAAAAAACTAAATATGACTTTTATAATGCATTAAAAAGCAATAGTAGTGTATTTATTTTAGAATGTAAGAAATATTCTCCATCAAAAGGATTAATTTGTAAAAATTATAATTTAAAATCTTTTGCTCAAGTTTATAAAAATTATTCATCTGTTATTTCTGTTCTTACTGACGAAAAATATTTTCAAGGAAATTTTAATGATATTAGAATAATTAGAAATATGGTACCACAACCAATATTATGTAAAGATTTTATTTTAGATCCTTATCAAATATATTTTGCAAGATATCATAGTGCTGATGCTATACTATTAATATTATCTATTTTAAATGATAAAGAATATATTAGATTATCTAAAATTGCACATCAATTAAATATGGGTATATTAACTGAAATTAATAATGAAAATGAACTTAAAAGAGCAATATATTTAAAGGCAAAAATTATTGGTATTAATAATAGGAATTTAAGTGATTTTTCAATAGATCTTAATAAAACATATAATTTAGCAAAATTAAATTATATTCCTAAAGAAATTATATTAATTAGTGAATCAGGAATTGATAATAATTTTACGATAAGACAATTAAGTAAATTTGTTAATGGATTTTTAATAGGTTCTGCAATAACTTCTAAAAAAAATATTCTATATGCGGTTAAAAATTTAATTTTTGGAATAAATAAAATATGTGGTTTAAAAACAATTAAAGATGCTAAAATAACTAATGATTCAGGTAGTATTTTTGGTGGCTTAATTTTTATAAATAGTTCTATAAGAAATATTAATATTAAAATTGCAAAAAATATTGTATTTAATGTTAAAAAATTATTATATATAGGAATATTTTATAATAGTACAATTGAAGAAATTATTCAAATATCAAAAATATTATCATTATATGCAGTTCAATTACATGGAGAAGAAAATCAAAATTTTATTAATATATTACGCAATAAATTATCTAATAAAATTAAAATTTGGAAAGTTATAAAAATACATGATCATATTCCTTATTATAAGTATAATAACGTAGATTTATATGTATTTGATAATTATTTACCTGGTAAAGGAATTAAATTTAATTGGAATTTATTAAAAGGAAAAAATAATCAAAATATTCTATTAGCAGGCGGTTTAAATAAAAATAATCTTAGAGAAGCAATTAAATTAAAATGTTATGGACTAGATTTTAATTCAGGAGTAGAAAAAATTCCTGGTATTAAAGATCATTTTAAAATAAAAAACATTTTTAAAAATCTACGTGATTATTAA
- the trpD gene encoding anthranilate phosphoribosyltransferase, producing the protein MINFILNKLYNSKNISKDESNYLFSAIINKKLYLSQLVAILISMKIKGENSEEIAGAVTAILSNQIKYFPKPKYIISDIVGTGGDNMNTLNISTGSAFIAAACGLKIVKHINYCISSKSGSADVLSAMGIQLNQSRKISRKLLDNFNLCFLLAPKYNNFFSYCMNIRKQLKTRTILNILGPLVNPAKPQVILIGVYKKNLLIPIINTLKLLKYKNAAVVHCNGMDEISLHSNTYVFELNNNIISNYILTPKDFGLDYISSKDLIGGIPEQNAKCLIKLLKGNCTNISYKNTIAVNVAFLLKLHGKNNLIQNTEMVLNTINNGSGYNYIINLINKGYIKK; encoded by the coding sequence ATGATTAATTTTATTTTAAATAAATTATATAATTCTAAGAATATTTCTAAAGATGAAAGTAATTATCTTTTTTCAGCAATTATAAACAAAAAATTATATTTAAGTCAATTAGTAGCTATTTTAATTTCAATGAAAATTAAAGGAGAAAATTCTGAAGAAATTGCTGGTGCAGTAACTGCAATTTTATCTAATCAAATTAAATATTTTCCTAAACCAAAATATATTATTTCTGATATTGTAGGTACTGGTGGTGATAATATGAATACTTTAAATATTTCTACAGGTAGTGCTTTTATTGCTGCAGCTTGTGGATTAAAAATAGTAAAACATATTAATTATTGTATATCAAGTAAATCTGGATCAGCTGATGTATTATCAGCTATGGGTATTCAATTAAATCAATCTAGAAAAATTTCTCGGAAATTATTAGATAATTTTAATTTATGTTTTTTATTAGCACCTAAATATAATAATTTTTTTTCATATTGTATGAATATAAGAAAACAATTAAAAACGAGAACTATTTTAAATATATTAGGACCTTTAGTAAATCCTGCTAAACCTCAAGTAATTTTAATTGGTGTATATAAAAAAAATTTATTAATACCTATCATTAATACTTTAAAATTATTAAAATATAAAAATGCAGCTGTAGTTCATTGTAATGGTATGGATGAAATATCATTACATAGTAATACTTATGTTTTTGAATTAAATAATAATATAATTTCTAATTATATATTAACCCCTAAAGATTTTGGATTAGATTATATCTCTAGTAAAGATTTAATTGGAGGTATTCCAGAACAAAATGCTAAATGTTTAATAAAATTATTAAAAGGAAATTGTACTAATATTAGTTATAAAAATACTATAGCAGTAAATGTTGCTTTTTTATTGAAATTACATGGAAAAAATAATTTAATCCAAAATACAGAAATGGTTCTTAATACCATTAATAATGGTTCTGGTTATAATTATATTATTAATTTAATAAATAAAGGTTATATAAAAAAATAA